In Chrysemys picta bellii isolate R12L10 chromosome 4, ASM1138683v2, whole genome shotgun sequence, the sequence TAATCTCTCTCTATCAAGGGGCACATTAATACACATtgcaaagacatttttttttataaagaagcTCTAGTGGTACTATATAGACTAAGAATCAGTCACGAAAAGAAATACAACGGGCTGTTAGCCAGACGCTGTATCTTTTTCTCTCACACGCACTTTTAGAATCAAGTTCACCTTTTGCAGTGATTTATGCTTTCCTAATTATTTCCATTAAAAATGGGTAGGGGAAATGGGCTAAGTACTTGCCATTATCAGTAACTGTTCCAAGATCTTCATTACAAACTATAGCAGATACATGAATGATGCCTAGATGGTAGGTGTGTACAGAAAGATGAATGTAGCTAGTATTAGAGATATTCTGCCTAGCTCCAGGTAGCTCAACTATATCCCTCAATAatatgttggggggtgggggggggaaacaaattttaaggccagaagaggccactatgatcatcaagtctgacttAATTTATAGTACAAGCCGTGGGACTTCACACAGTGATTCCCGGACACAcactaattaaaaatattaagataGGAGAGAGGATCTGTCAATATTTGCCAACTAAAAAATGCATATGAGGTTAGGGCACTTATGAAATGTAATGACAACCTTCAGATTAAAGCTTATTTAAATACCACTGCATGCTACACTGTTTGGTTTCAAAATCAACAATCTTTGTTGTTTCTATGTAAGAAGGCATTTTATTTCTAAAACTACATTTCAGTAACCACCAGAAAGTGAACAACAGGCTGGGAGGGGGGAATTAGTCACGCAAATCCTATTAGCGGTAATGAAGGATTCTAAATAAACAAATTCTAAAGATTGATTAAACATTCAAGCCTAACGATAGGATTTAAAGGCACAAGAATCCATCTGTCTCAGTATTTAGTACAGTATAGGTGAAAATTACTAATTATCGAGAGATAGTTACGAGTCAGGCATATTAGTGTAAATTAATGACAAACTGATCCTTAATCTTGACATTCCTCACCTAAAAATAAGTCAAACCTTTGACACTGAAGCGTTCATAATTCTCAGATGGAAAGCACTATACCATGTGTGCACAAAATATTATTTAAGgcaatattataaataaaattcgAGTGGAAATAATGAGAATTGACAAAAataacaggtgtgtgtgtgtgtgtgtgtgtgtgtgtgtgtgtgtgtgtgtgtgtgtgtgtgtgtgacacagtcaCACAGTCACACTGAGTCAGTGTgactgtgtgtgagtgagagagtgtGTCTCACAAACTTTAGAGATACTTTTCCAAGTAAGAGTACCTTGCAGTATACCGAATTACAGGATTTATAGAAGCCTATTAATTAGTGTCATAATAGCACGTTATGTGCATCCAAATGTAGGCTGTTGTGTTTTTTAAAGGGTGAATTTTTGACTCAACAGACCTTTAGAATAATTAAAGTGGAGGGTAGAACTCTAGAGTCTGGGATTGTTAACAATGTTAATATTGATAtacctgaaaaaaaaatgtatttgcatcAACAGtaattaaacaaacaacaaaaaagcctgATCACAGGCTCCTCAGAGAACATTTTCATTTGATTCTCTGTTAGGAATTTCAAGTCTTTTATTACTTTTTGGTCTTTACATCAGTTATTGTACATCATTTGCCTTAGAgttcagttttgtatttttatttcatatttattgCCGTAGGATTACATATTTTAACATCTGCCTTGCTGCTAACTTGCCTCTCCAacccaaataaaattaaaataattaatatgaGCATGTTATTAACATTAAGTTTTTCATGTACATTTCCTAAGTGGTCAGACAGATTTTTTGGGGGTAAAGGTCGTTAGCAGGCAGGTTAAGTTTACACTTTGACAACTTCAGCCTGGAGCAAGTCCCTGTTCAGCTTCTGAAAATAGGAATCTCTGTCTAAGAGAATTACTATCCCTATAACAACTTCCATGGAcagacaacaaaacaaaacaagtttccaGGAGACATTTTAATGTATGAACCCAACAGGTTATGTTAACATGTGCAACATTTTATGCAGAGTTTGGCAGAGAAACTTCCACAGATGGTTTCAGGTAACAAGGAATCTCCTTCATTCTTCTaagatatttaaaacaaaacaaaaatatctaaAACTAAGCCTCTTAATTTTGTATCTACTCTACATATATGTATAGAGCAAACAACTTTGTAGTTAACAACTTGTGCCAGTTACAATATTTCCATagaaaggggggggaaaaaaacaacccacatcaTCACATTTGTCAAAAccactgttttgggtttttttaatctaaatgtaGAATTGTATCCAACTTCAATATAGTTCCAGCTAACAAGATGTTCCCAAGCCACACCTATATCATTAATTTTAAACAGTGTTACACCTGATTAACTTACTGCATAAGAAGCAACTTGTATAGGTCTGCTTGAAATAGGTGAAAGGAATCCTTGTGCAGCTGTGTTGTATTCAGATGCTTATTTCTCAGTGGAAAAAGCCCTCTTCATCAATGGTGGCGGGGCTTTGCCAACATCAAACATCATTTCCAAAGGAGGGTTATTGAGACAGCACCAGTCAGGTATACGGCCTGTCTGACTGTAATATTCCTTGGACACTGAACGGCTTCCAAGTATGTCCTGAAGAGCTCCAAAAATGGCTCCTGCATCGTAAAACAAAATTTCACATTAGTTCTCATCACACTGAATTTCTCTTTCCCCTGCTCGGTTGCGGGAATCTCCCCTAACTCCTTTTCAACCCGCCAAAGAAGAGATAAAAGACTGAATATACTGGGTCTAATCCCTTTCCCTCTTTTATGTATTGTATTGCTTCATTCCACACCCTTCATAAGTGACTGAATAAAAGATCCATAAGGGCTTTACTTTGAGTAGcttcctgccagaggcctttcCCTGAAGCTATAACTCCAAGTGCTTTAAACAACAGGTACCATCAATCCCATGGGTAAATGAAATTCTCCCAGAAACTAAGCACTGTGGGAAACTCCTAGCATGGCACAACATGCATGAGAATAAGTCTGTATGCCTCGTGGAGAAAAGTAAGTCTATGTTGGTTAACTGGCATCTCTTTCTGATGAGGAGCTGCAGACAGGCTGATGACACCCACAGTATCAAACATTTGCTGTCCTGTGGCACTCACTTTCAAACCAGACTTACATTTATTACATTTTGTTTCTCTAAAATTCTACCCTAGTTACGTACAGAGGCTTAGTTTATTAGCTGAAATGTACATATTATAAATTCAAGAATTCTTGTCAGAAGAAACCTTTAGCCACATGGAATCGCCATGAAATGCGTCTCTTGGCCCTTCCCTTTCCCTGATTTACAACAGAGCAGGTATCTGGGAGTTGTGCAGTGAGTTAGCAGCCTTTGCCTAGCCCATGATTGGCAGCTTTTAAGTCAATAACTGCCTCCCacctctttttttgggggggggggcaaatcaGGGCCCAACTCACTCTGATCCAGGCTTCTACTGCTCCccggctggctggggctggaacTACCGATGCAGCAATTAGAACTCCTGGCTCACAGTGGTCCATGCACATTCAAGGGAGACACTGCAGTGCCAGTTGGAGAGGAGCTATGAAAAATCGGGCCCCATAGCAAATGACACCCCTGTCCAGCAAGTTTGTGCTTCGGATGGTTGCTTTGCTGGTGCCACCACACGGCATGAATGGCGTACTGCACACCTGAATCAACAATTCCTGTCGTACACACCACCGCTTCAAATTTGATGTTGCTGCTTTTCAATGATCTGCTGTCATTAGTGGGGCAAATCTCCTGCCCTCCAAAACTCCAGGAGGCAGCTTTGCCCCACAGGACTTTGACATGAGGCACAATAACTACAAAGAGCTCAGATGTAGTTTACACTTAGCAATGTTTCAAAGAACTATTGTCATTTGCTCCTTCCAAATCCCATAGTAAAACCTTGCTTTTCCCTTCATACCTCTGACTAACCCCAGTGTCATTCTTACCTCCCAGCCAAGCCACACAGTTGGGTTTGGCAGGTGGAGTGTGAATTCTGAAGGTCTTAGTGGCAAGTGCTTCTTTGTATTTTGGTTTATCAACCAGGTACCTAATTTCAGCCATTAATCTGTGTAGGAATCCTGGCAACATAGCAGTGCCACCAATAACTACTAAGTTCTCAGCCAGCTGCTTCCTGGTGTCTATTGGGCACTGGtacaaaagaaaattgaaaatgtttaaatgaaGTTATATACACAGCATTCAAAACATGTCAGAAATGTAGTGCCTCTCTTTACAAGTGACACTGGTATGTATTTCTGTTAACGTAAGCACAAGACAATATACACTATGTGCAGCaactcatttgtgtttttatctaGGCCTGCTACCCCACTCAAGGTGTCCCATGCTGCAGTGACCCTCTCCTGTGGCAGAAGCCTGACTGACTTATCCCTCCAGAGCCATTGCTTGCTTGGTCAGAGGAAGTCACTAGAGAACAATGTAATTTGAACCATCCCAGTACCTCTAGATCAAGGAACCCAAAACATTGGGAATTATTTAATGGGATCAATTTTTATAACAAGGTGAGCCCTAACTTGAAATAATTGCGTTACAACATCCAAGTTTATTGTCCTCACAAAGAATtactcatctgcaaactttggttCAAACAATATACACCGCTACCTgaatataacgccacccgatataacatgaattctgatataacacggtaaagcagtgctcgggggggtggggctgcacactccggtggatcaaagcaagttcaatataacgcagtttcacctataacgcggtaagattttttggctcccgaggacagcgttatatcgaggtagaggtgtatctgtaaCTGCAGAAACCCATCTTTAAAATATACATAGAATGAGATGTAGTTTACATTTGTACTGGTCAAACCCACATTCCATATTTTTTTTCCTAACTAGACAAAGACAGTTTGTCTTATGATAAGCTATCACGCCTCTAGAGAATTTCCAAGTCCAAAGAAAAGGCCTTAAGAGTGAGGAgagtaataaaaatactgatacCACTTGAATTACAGCACTCGAATTTCTAAGAGTACACAATATGCTGTAGTTTCTCATCTTCCCTAAGCCAGTCATGAGCCTGATTCAGAGAACATCTTACCCATACACGGTCCATACTTATAATCAGTGAGACTGCCCAAGTGAATGACGGTTTGTAAAACCAGGCTCTATGCAAGGCCACAGCAATGTATGCAACTATTTATACTGGTAGAGATACCTGAATAAGTGCATCCAGTATTAAAGTGGCAACGGATTTCTCTTCATTATCCTGCTCAAACAGTATTTCAACAACTGAGTCTCtgttgacaaaacaaaacaaagcaaggaGCATTAGCAACAAACAACTGCATACCAGTATGgtgtcattgtttccttgtgttccCCCAACTGTCTGTTTCCATCTATTGTCTTTCATCTTTCAAAGTCTTAGtgtaacaggaacagtttttgtTACATGTtagtacagcaccaagcacaatggtgCATGACTGGGGCCTCAAGGTGGTACCACAGGCTGTTATATTGCGAAGTTTTAGGGGCCTCAAATCACAAGATCAAAGTGCAATGGTTCATTAATGCCCCTAAACACACAAATAAGTTTTACCAGCACACAACTAAGGCATCATTTCTAATGGTTTATTTCAATATTCAGGCATCTGGGCACTACTCTAAacacaacaataaaaaaataatgcattttagtTATAATTTTTCTAACCTGATTGATCCAACTACATGCAGAATCTTCTCTCCATCTAGAGGGTAATCTACATCTGGAGGTGGTGAGGGACGCTAAAACGAAACACACACATATCATCTGAAAGGCAAAAAAGAGATCTCCTTCCACTTCGAAGAGGAGGAGAAACATTTACTCTCCACCTACCTCAGCACTGCCATCCATGTTAAACTTTGCTGCCTGGATTTTCAGCCCACGTTGGAGATCACTCACAAAACAAGTGCGGACTttataaaagaacaaaaaaaaggaTATACAAAGACTACGTTTTTATGTATACAAgatattgctacttgctgtgaaATACGCTGACACTACTTATCAGAACTTAGGCTCTGGTTGGGATGCAGAATTCTAAAGGAAGTAGCATTCATACCACAAATATGCTGCACTAGAGAGGATTTTCTTCTTGAGGAACTAAATAGCTAGATCTGAAGTCCATGGAGAGTTATCAgctctgcctttttgttgccaagagggggaagggatagTTTACTGCATTTGAATCAACAATTCCAGTTTTACACGCCACCATCTCAAATTGGACGTTGCTGTTTTGTAAATGGTCTATTATGTGGTGGTGTTAGTGGCACATATCTCCTGCCCTCCAAAACTCCAGAAGGAGCTTAAGAGCCAAACTCCATTTATATCTTTAATATAACACAACCATTCTAGCAAGTAACATCTTATATCTGGTTAAAAATAACGGTGTGAAAAaaagacaaccaatcagaaagctgCATTTGTGTCcagaattttaaaaagccatttccATGAATTAATTACATGTGATAAAATATTAGTAGTGTTTAAAAGGTATGGAGGTATCAAGGTGCTTGACATGTGGTCTTTCCCCCTTGTTTGGCCCAACAGGTAGATATTATTTCTGTTAAGACTGGCTGTTAATAAGCCATAGGAAACATTCCTTAAGTTCATcaaccatttttattttctattaaaaGAGTTGTAAAGTGGTTTGGGATGAACTGCATATAAATTGCTATAGAAAAGTTACTATAGCTTTTTAATGACATATGCCCAAATTTTTGAAGTGTAAATTTATTAAGATGATTAATATTTCATACCAGATCCAATATTCCAAAACACCTTTTACATGCTATTTTCAGTTTTGGTGAAGATACCATATTATGTGGCAAACACAGAGTATGCCTCGCTAAATCATTTTAAGCAAGAACTAACAATCAGTCAGAATTTCTCAGCAGTAACGGTCTTTTTGACCAGAAGCAATAGAAATGTGATGTTGCCTAGTTTGTGGAAGTTAAATCTGCTATTAATCAAATGTAGGGTACATACTGTGTGTTTCTATAAATAGTCAtcagaaaaaaacagaacacGAGTATTTAAAAATGCAACACCATATTAACCTAAACTGCTGATGGATGGATACACAAAACTACCCAATATCCTTACATTGTGTTTATATGCAAAAACACAACACTCAGCTATATCTGGACTAATACCTCAAGTTTAACCTCAGAAGATGGATGCAATATGACCCGCAGAACACCTACAATATGGACAGTACTTCAAGTTCTTCTGCTGATATAAGAAATATGACAAAAGGGAATTTAAAACAACAGAATCCCATAAATTTGCAGTGGCAGGGTATTGTAAATGTAGTGACATTGTTAAATTgatctctggggggaggggggagcacaaAATAGGGTTTCTTGAAGTAAAGAGTTTTACCTTTTATATCCTCTACAATGTCTTCTGGAACTGAGCCTAAAAATAGTTAATAGTTTAGTACAGATCTTCATTAAGTAAAAATACAACTTGCATAATCCAACTAATAATTGAAGAAGTGTGAATTTAGTACAGAATTTAAACAATAACGTTAAAAGATTTGCTAGAAATAAACAACTTTACTCTTGGGGAAGAAATCCACATGAAAAAGAGAACCTGTCTTACATTTGGAAACAATGTAAAATGCTCTTCTCACTTCAAAATGTAACAGACAAAGAATACAGCACTAAACTTTATTTCAAACCAGTTAACAGTGGTTTGTCATGGAAGTAACATACTAATTAATTTTATACTGGGAGAGGAGACATGGAACCAGCAGCACATTAAACCTGGTGGagaaacattaattaattctTTCTGATGTTAGCAGCATGAAAGGAAGCAGAGAAGGAAGCGGGATTAACCCACCTTCCCCAGTATGATTGCCTAAAGAGGAACACATTTATGTTACATCAGAAATACACCTTACCCATCACTGATGGGAGTCTTTGTCCTTTAGCTACTCCTGTGTCAACACTGCATTGCTCCAATAACTGATTCTCCAGCTCCCTAAAATGTTGTAAATATAAAAAGTCTATAGTTACCACCCGCTAATGATCCTATGTATTTGCACCATGTCAACGCTACGTTATTTACTTCCTTCAGTAAcactttcttttaaataaagaccGAAATAAATCCAATTTCTAAACTGTTATTTCCAAGGTTCCCATTATATTTCCACGGCCACTACACATTTACAACTTTAGAATGGGATGGTAACACAACAGGGGTTATAAtccaatttaattatattataacAAAGTAACTGACTAAAGATTAATTTTCACAATCAAATGGCATCATCAGTTGACAGAATCATCTTGGAGGCATAACTGTAAACTTACTTGTGAATTGCTTTTCCTCCTAGGGGAAGGGCACCCCAGCAACTCAAAACTGGGATTCCCTCATATATCTATAAGCTGCTCAGGAAATCTCCCTATATTATAATGTGTTTTCCATCTGAAGACACAGGGATTGAAggcatttttcttcctcctttccctgcatcagttatgaatattTCCAATAGTCAATTCTGTCCAGAACTCTCATTAATGTGTAGTATGTGAGGGAGAAACACAGAACTGTCAAGCAACAGAACACAGATTATGTCTGTTCCTATCCCATCCTTTGGAAAGAGCACAGGTCTAGGGATTCTCATGTAGTAAGTCAGGATATTGTGATATTCTCCACTCTAAAACAGCAAGCCAGAATACTATGATCAAAGCTAAATTGCTGGTCTGTCCCTATTCTTGTCTACCATATTTCAAGTCTATAATAAAATAAGCTACTTCTTGTTATAGTTTTCCTGCTGAAGATTTGATTTCTGGATTATTATTCAAGGATACAGGCAGCACCAGACTTTCTGCATATCCACAGTCTAAAACCATAGCAGAATTAATCCCAAGTGTCAGAAGAGACATCAGGTGACTTGGGGCAAACAACACAGAAGGAACCTGTAATGAGACCAAAACAATTACATTCAGTGCAAGAAAACTTGAAGGTTTATCATTTTCATTCCCCCCAATTTCATATAAAAAACGAAGACTGAACAATCAAGTACTGAACTGCCTAGTCTTAATTCAGGATTTAATCTAATGTGATGACGACCAACTAAATACAGCAGCATACTCAAATTTATTCCCAACACGTTCATCGATACACCATGTCCACATATGTGCTTAATAACACTGAATAGTAACAGAGGGTTGTAAGAAAAACAAGTAGTGTGTATGGAACATAGCTTAGGTCAAGTCACAGTTGATTACAGAAGGCCAAATGTAGCTCTTCATAACATGTTGCGAAGACATGAAGAGGTGAGCAAAGGAGACAAAGTTTTGATGTGTGGCCAGTGGGATCATGCTCtccactgtacaaacactgattAAAAGCCAGTAGTAGGAAGCGTTAGTCTCAGAGCAAATCAacagctcttttg encodes:
- the ACTR10 gene encoding LOW QUALITY PROTEIN: actin-related protein 10 (The sequence of the model RefSeq protein was modified relative to this genomic sequence to represent the inferred CDS: inserted 1 base in 1 codon; deleted 1 base in 1 codon), which translates into the protein MPLYEGLGSGGEKTAVVIDLGESFTKCGFAGETGPRCIIPSEIKKPDIPKPIKVVQYNINTEELYSYLKEFIHMLYFRHLLVNPRDRRVVIVESVLCPSHFRETLTRVXFKYFEVPSVLFAPSHLMSLLTLGINSAMVLDCGYAESLVLPIYEGIPVLSCWGALPLGGKAIHKELENQLLEQCSVDTGVAKGQRLPSVMGSVPEDIVEDIKVRTCFVSDLQRGLKIQAAKFNMDGSAERPSPPPDVDYPLDGEKILHVVGSIRDSVVEILFEQDNEEKSVATLILDALIQCPIDTRKQLAENLVVIGGTAMLPGFLHRLMAEIRYLVDKPKYKEALATKTFRIHTPPAKPNCVAWLGGAIFGALQDILGSRSVSKEYYSQTGRIPDWCCLNNPPLEMMFDVGKAPPPLMKRAFSTEK